In the Armatimonadota bacterium genome, TCCTCCAACGCCTTCATCGCCTCATCCGCTCTCGATTCGGGCACGAGCAGTTCCTCCTGGCCGAGGGGACCGACCGTGAACGGGTCCACTGCTTTGACGATGTCCGATCTCTCCCAAGTCGGAATGCCCGCATCCTCCAGAACGCCCTTCGCGATCTTCGCTTCCATCTCGTCCTTGTACCTGAAGACGGGAACGAACGGCTCGTCCGAGAACTGCTCGACCTGCTCCGGCTCCAGTTCCGGGACGAGTTCCACATCGCAGTCAATACAGCGCGTAACGCCCTCGACATACTCTGCTCTGCAATTTGGGCAGAAAGGCATATCGGCTCCTCCTATCGGAAGATGTGGGACCTGCTGACGTCGGTGAAGATAAGGCCCGCGTGAACGGGCCTGTGAATGGTAGCGGAGGGC is a window encoding:
- a CDS encoding DUF2007 domain-containing protein, which encodes MPFCPNCRAEYVEGVTRCIDCDVELVPELEPEQVEQFSDEPFVPVFRYKDEMEAKIAKGVLEDAGIPTWERSDIVKAVDPFTVGPLGQEELLVPESRADEAMKALEEALGEGAHIADDGDAP